The Rattus rattus isolate New Zealand chromosome 1, Rrattus_CSIRO_v1, whole genome shotgun sequence genome includes a region encoding these proteins:
- the LOC116888249 gene encoding LOW QUALITY PROTEIN: uncharacterized protein LOC116888249 (The sequence of the model RefSeq protein was modified relative to this genomic sequence to represent the inferred CDS: deleted 2 bases in 1 codon): MQVKRAKFQGSPDKFNTYVTLKVQNVKSTTVAVRGDQPSWEQDFMFEISRLDLGLSVEVWNKGLIWDTMVGTVWIALKTIRQSDEEGPGEWSTLEAETLMKNDEICGTKNPTPHKILLDTRFELPFDIPEEEARYWTYKLEQINALADDNEYSSQEENQRKPLPTAAAQCCHWTYLGWGEHQTFEDPDSAVDDRDSDYRSETSNSAPPPYHTTTQPNASAHQFPVPVPLPQQLFLQGSSRDSCNDSMQSYDLDYPERRALRQDWQAKNDKIRIISAFSNVNYEEQENKYEMNGRTSQDLLENSDIYLKEVGVKEMRTFSKTDESHSQPNQPENSFRKISLKSRHGQKCEASALPRYPQKYNTIDRRRKKAFYSHSEDKERWHYNTKSNSKCAFPETEKSAHYHIEKKKLNYLVLYPYQHGLVKSSTRNTSLESCDYGLPHHLRNYGNVPGSNCPITNLTPVDILDESPSSTSEEILDSPISDEQESMSPTWHASNVHHIGDFSEEYYVANSALPLQRMNCNANTVGDLSRCAVEDITPSFVEGPKENYVDTMDELQCLVETVSEYLAEKEEEINRFGSLSKTKEPHKHNTAIANAEQKTPENQTSPSTVTQNAKARALSFPELNGVKCAVGSLFSSLTEKVGSDTKHLTTSVEKLVHLVPEKTETWNQTETINVGPSPSAKSVLEKDLSAQTLLSCQTTDDKDTDRHGRASENEHLGGKTKGESSQDSTETTRKDSAPQVQSSIVKSVFSMLNPLKIFSEKEEAKSEDLSKVLRRESTVGCGSESNQSEDLLDNQNSSLVSLNRSKRETADLQMQARENLLSLQVADEPSNLASSTGKKGDTDNQLEGKPCVELSLSKDQPKQSANDTMGWPGIAGSTLTNEESSTKALEEDKVTSDDDFLEPLRKSFSQFLFTSPETCQKETLSESVKILKLEEDGQEREAKKDGLSFSFSRKLHIPFFNVLSHSEKHQDVKEKGSIFPLFKFPLTDSHNTVNNQSFHSSVVATDKKVQQNCHVDTRLISVNSSLFPNIHNHLEKLDNTEEFSENDQIYCTEDVKFNSLKSSSNTHNDPEKLYSTEEFNKSDQTHCSEVEKHNTMRSDLTSDINSDLGKYGSLEELNPSSHAAVEHYEKVVPKEQHITVESALSEERADLTQVAFPLMSGSSLELFSAISKSTLVNDINEDKVENETSNKGTQRGFFSGLLSKFTSPENMPSQQEFNLKSDSSQDKNNTSSSLLSGILNLISNSSVNDYNPIEAKLMSLDDAKNLDGNKHLSTDEVPVDSCTTSENLRSQLENNETSSFIKNSLSLSKEAILSSDGWVNNHLCPPTWKSQESEKHCPSENILHCSEQGSLEKSLTKRPTSNHILDIKLHEMSNKLSSPTLNTNILSKSNHYQGFDEDFFEWDPDLKDFSRNSRRLQPVYHLLNQNTFPSADAFLWPDSENPVINLCQKDQNANIFEWGTNPNSVISCDLPYESFDQLAFNEGYLLRGDMWAANSCGNSGYLPVNETKNSLEELPIDLSYSSDYEKIMCSLLQQESLRMDENLIFSSFGYEYQEWLSYLENGVWWPSEDGNYGYYMFNDGQYIYSLLTDSTGQYVYLFIPDYYEYLNYNLQTDAFPSIMLDDNTISAHSLQVLDKEDNLVWYFEEESIEDPLDLSITLPRSERSLFVNLETFSQVFESSFDQRDKPLDFSGYNSQKFKRDFRSFIGRPYCSEDLEYILDLRNKPGTMSNHALNRGPITERDMNWPLAKKSSAHLSRFHSHQPSSEEPSSLIHPESKTESSQKEETSSMNKLTPMFSILGTLIRSSLNFGKSESVDGLVIQKTDQQSKLSEPIHDGLQSLILSKQLPCNSTNEDRSHPKDLERQIVSSVHQPEFIDNIREEFSLHKNNHTEKGSLLKSGFQVSPKTIKVKTDVEDVKIITAKSIVDPLAPQLSKDEHKNCELLQDQSSKESEKTLLTSALKLFGWEEGSSVSTVTSEKPASGILNLFKTRVNKEESPDLEKIGDKGGKISSQEKKESAGVASFFGSLGDFFKTNVSPVQTTENKSVSLVTDEDEGRSSPNPLHQDTGNFPPLPVPSKKKIRSLTKQTTIDDSGLREPSTREMQSSGFNEKEVPVRDHQGQQSASPPVSTGHPAESPRDSSKGTGAVSTEKEVPKNSKSSDALSRRNTNEQDSFPNQEWKFSTATPASQQELPPRRNIFSFLTGSEKSENKASAALPRARSQAEGLFTLPSFFSTANLSTKKDASRSSSAFSLFNLSFLEEKQQPSEEKQSLSAIPPVTAQPCRKPVVSADAGGTMTKEDSTSYKESIGQEVVHEEQMAPCLSTNSTTELTTFLADKFHVEKTQGKMSSSKGAEGATVDFHVNQLPANVVPLSPELQEQALEVAPQEEESFHQDIFPRDSAAESFPHDKCLNKKLNDLDVCTEHQNERFTTDLLNLPLENGSNNLSSTQILDLPPAFPDPGHAGLLQNQNADKLEDRSVLGSKVEMISGFVTKVKSFSGSLIEQPKTFSGFFSMPKSPKKNSFFSFSSAASSEPLKSELFGIFRSPKPETNKQEPSVSTSCLQSGSSRDPVGSVPPKSLHREAACAGLNSESAPSACSIAVVSAKSESDLLAYDPKLTLEMEKNNIPEGISKSACSEVLATSSVSEDDMGQGMLSLSDEGDMGLLQGTDTEASLEAEHILPPTELQSDPACVAEEHPPTSQPLPEPEPEPEPEPEPEPEPEPELLIASTNQEFFGLATTSLETRTSLFDQAGVSENTTLETQGDHSCPLQEEPVLCSKENSSIHHAPKDSPVAPQETEQTRPRFEIPNMASWPKLHFPSTPDHGKTLSSIFNPSCSSGSMAAETGLMSGFKKLSTLFEGASEGKGGILGNDPKLVFGKKLDLSFPWSKENKGDTEQMPAKSSPVLVVSGDQDRIISKANKVLEPSQIPSGSPESADICTQPSRTTEQLVAKPSDYAHELSKSGEVEKQLEISASEEHRGEDSNLSGSACPSEKHKEEHCAQPVKQEDVSASTGSVLNVGHLVILEDVKETVTNKRPVLHSGIINGFKD, from the exons GTCACTGGACCTATTTGGGCTGGGGAGAGCATCAGA ccTTTGAAGACCCTGATAGTGCCGTTGATGACCGGGACAGTGACTACCGAAGTGAGACCAGCAATAGCGCCCCACCTCCTTATCACACGACTACCCAGCCCAACGCGTCTGCACACCAGTTCCCTGTGCCAGTGCCACTGCCACAGCAGCTATTTCTTCAGGGAAGTTCCCGAGACTCCTGCAATGACTCTATGCAGAGTTATGACCTTGACTACCCAGAGCGTCGGGCCCTCAG ACAAGACTGGCAGGCTAAGAATGACAAAATTAGGATTATTTCAGCTTTTTCTAATGTTAATtatgaagaacaagaaaataaatatgagatGAATGGGAGAACATCACAAGACCTTCTAGAAAATAGCGATATATATTTGAAGGAAGTAGGGGTCAAAGAAATGAGAACCTTTTCAAAAACTGATGAGAGCCAcagccaaccaaaccaaccagagAACAGTTTCAGAAAGATATCTCTCAAGAGCAGGCATGGCCAGAAgtgtgaagcatctgcacttcccAGATACCCTCAAAAATATAACACAATAGataggaggaggaaaaaagccTTCTACAGCCATTCTGAAGATAAAGAAAGATGGCATTACAACACTAAGAGTAATTCTAAATGTGCATTTCCAGAGACTGAGAAATCTGCTCATTATCACattgaaaagaagaaactaaacTACCTGGTTTTGTACCCTTACCAACACGGACTCGTGAAGAGCAGCACCCGGAACACAAGCTTGGAAAGCTGTGATTATGGCCTGCCCCATCACTTAAGGAACTATGGGAATGTACCTGGCTCTAACTGCCCCATCACTAACCTTACTCCAGTAGATATTCTTGATGAGTCTCCCAGCAGTACTTCTGAGGAAATTTTAGATTCCCCCATTTCTGATGAGCAGGAAAGTATGTCACCAACATGGCATGCATCCAATGTCCATCATATAGGAGACTTTTCTGAAGAATATTATGTAGCAAATTCAGCATTGCCATTGCAAAGGATGAACTGTAATGCAAACACAGTTGGAGATTTGTCCAGATGCGCTGTGGAAGATATTACCccttcctttgttgaaggacccAAAGAGAACTATGTTGACACAATGGATGAGCTTCAGTGTTTGGTAGAAACTGTGTCAGAATATttagcagagaaggaagaagagattaATAGATTCGGTTCTCTTTCAAAAACTaaagaaccacacaaacacaatactgCTATTGCTAATGCAGAACAGAAAACACCTGAGAATCAAACATCGCCTTCAACTGTTACCCAGAATGCCAAGGCCAGGGCTCTATCTTTCCCTGAGCTGAACGGAGTAAAGTGTGCTGTTGGTTCTTTATTCAGTTCATTAACAGAAAAAGTAGGTTCAGACACAAAGCATCTTACAACCTCTGTGGAAAAACTGGTTCATTTAGttccagagaaaacagaaacttggAACCAAACAGAGACAATTAATGTGGGACCTAGCCCCAGTGCCAAGTCAGTATTAGAGAAGGATCTTTCTGCACAAACTTTATTATCCTGTCAAACAACTGATGATAAGGATACTGACAGAcatggcagagcctctgagaatGAGCACCTAGGTGGTAAGACTAAAGGGGAGAGCTCTCAGGACAGCACAGAGACTACTAGAAAGGACTCTGCTCCACAAGTTCAGAGTTCAATTGTGAAGTCTGTTTTCAGCATGCTGAATCCATTAAAGATATTTTCTgagaaagaagaagccaaaagTGAAGACCTCAGCAAGGTATTGAGAAGGGAAAGCACTGTTGGGTGTGGTTCTGAGTCAAACCAAAGTGAGGACCTCCTGGACAACCAAAATAGCAGTCTTGTTTCTCTAAATAGAAGTAAAAGAGAAACTGCAGATCTTCAAATGCAAGCAAGGGAAAATTTGCTGTCCTTACAAGTGGCTGATGAGCCTTCAAACTTAGCTAGTAGTACAGGTAAGAAAGGTGATACTGATAATCAGTTGGAAGGAAAACCTTGTGTTGAGCTTTCTCTATCAAAAGACCAACCCAAACAAAGTGCCAACGATACTATGGGGTGGCCTGGTATAGCTGGCAGTACCCTCACAAATGAGGAATCTTCTACAAAAGCATTAGAGGAGGACAAAGTTACCAGTGATGATGATTTCCTTGAGCCACTAAGAAAATCATTTAGTCAGTTCCTTTTTACTTCTCCTGAGACCTGTCAAAAAGAAACTCTGTCAGAATCTGTAAAAATTCTTAAACTGGAAGAAGatggacaggaaagagaagctaagaAAGACGGACTTTCATTTTCGTTTAGCAGAAAACTGCATATTCCATTTTTCaatgttcttagccattctgaaaaGCATCAGGatgtaaaagagaaaggaagtatttttcctttgtttaaattTCCTCTCACTGACAGTCATAACACTGTTAATAATCAGAGTTTTCACAGCTCAGTAGTAGCCACTGATAAAAAGGTCCAACAAAATTGCCACGTGGATACCAGACTTATTTCAGTAAATTCTAGCTTATTTCCAAATATTCATAATCATCTAGAGAAACTAGATAATACTGAGGAATTCagtgagaatgaccaaatatatTGTACTGAAGATGTTAAATTTAATTCATTAAAGTCTAGTTCAAATACTCATAATGATCCAGAGAAACTTTACAGCACAGAGGAATTTAATAAGAGTGACCAGACACATTGTTCTGAAGTTGAAAAACATAACACAATGAGGTCTGACTTAACCTCAGATATTAATAGTGATTTGGGGAAATATGGGAGTTTGGAGGAATTGAACCCAAGCAGCCATGCAGCAGTAGAGCACTATGAAAAAGTTGTGCCCAAAGAACAACACATCACTGTAGAATCTGCACTCTCAGAAGAACGTGCAGATCTTACACAAGTGGCATTTCCCTTGATGTCAGGCTCTTCATTAGAGCTTTTTTCCGCCATTTCAAAATCCACGTTAGTTAATGACATTAATGAAGACAAAGTTGAAAATGAAACTTCTAACAAAGGAACCCAAAGAGGCTTCTTTTCTGGCCTTTTAAGCAAGTTTACTTCTCCAGAAAACATGCCTAGTCAACAGGAATTCAACTTGAAAAGTGACAGTTCCCAGGATAAGAATAATACCTCAAGCTCATTACTCTCTGGAATATTGAACTTGATATCAAACAGCAGTGTGAATGATTATAATCCAATTGAAGCAAAGCTCATGTCTTTAGATGATGCAAAAAATTTGGATGGAAATAAGCATTTGTCCACAGATGAAGTTCCTGTTGACTCATGTACGACTTCTGAGAACCTAAGGAGCCAACTTGAAAACAATGAAACTTCTAGCTTTATAAAAAATTCTTTGTCATTATCAAAAGAAGCCATTCTATCATCTGATGGTTGGGTTAATAATCATCTTTGCCCTCCTACATGGAAAAGCCAGGAGAGTGAAAAACATTGCCCTTCTGAGAACATACTCCATTGTTCTGAACAGGGTTCCTTAGAGAAATCTTTGACCAAGAGGCCAACATCAAACCATATTCTTGACATAAAACTACATGAAATGTCAAACAAGCTAAGTTCACCAACACTGAATACTAACATTTTAAGTAAGTCAAACCATTATCAGGGCTTTGATGAGGACTTTTTTGAATGGGATCCTGATTTAAAAGATTTCTCCAGAAACTCCAGAAGACTTcagccagtttatcatttgtTGAATCAAAATACATTTCCATCAGCAGATGCTTTCTTGTGGCCTGACTCAGAAAATCCAGTAATAAATTTGTGCCAAAAagatcaaaatgcaaatatatttgaGTGGGGCACAAATCCAAACAGTGTCATTTCATGTGACTTACCATATGAATCATTCGACCAGTTAGCATTTAATGAAGGTTACTTATTAAGAGGTGATATGTGGGCAGCCAACTCATGTGGAAATTCTGGTTATCTTCCAGTTAATGAGACCAAGAATTCTCTAGAGGAATTGCCCATTGATTTAAGTTACTCTTCAGATTATGAGAAAATTATGTGCTCTCTGCTGCAACAAGAATCATTAAGAATGGACGAAAACTTGATCTTTTCAAGTTTTGGTTATGAGTATCAGGAGTGGTTATCATATCTTGAAAATGGAGTTTGGTGGCCCTCAGAGGATGGGAATTATGGATATTATATGTTTAATGATGGTCAGTATATATATTCTCTCCTCACTGATTCTACTGGGcagtatgtatatttatttatacccgATTATTATGAATATTTGAACTATAATTTACAAACAGATGCTTTCCCAAGTATTATGTTAGATGACAACACTATTTCTGCCCATAGTCTTCAAGTTCTTGACAAAGAAGATAATTTAGTATGGTATTTTGAAGAAGAATCAATTGAAGACCCTCTTGACTTATCTATAACTTTGCCAAGAAGTGAGAGGTCATTGTTTGTAAATCTGGAAACCTTTTCTCAAGTATTTGAGTCAAGTTTTGACCAAAGGGATAAACCATTAGATTTTTCAGGCTATAATTCTCAAAAGTTTAAAAGAGATTTTAGATCTTTCATAGGGAGACCCTATTGTTCAGAAGACCTTGAGTATATATTGGATCTTAGAAACAAGCCTGGAACTATGAGCAATCATGCCTTAAATAGAGGCCCAATTACAGAGAGAGATATGAACTGGCCTTTAGCAAAAAAGTCATCAGCTCACCTTTCCAGGTTCCATTCCCACCAGCCATCTTCTGAAGAACCTTCCTCTTTAATTCATCCTGAGAGTAAGACTGAAAGTTcacaaaaggaagaaacctcatCAATGAACAAATTGACACCTATGTTTTCTATTTTGGGTACCTTGATTAGAAGTAGTTTGAATTTTGGTAAGAGTGAATCTGTAGATGGTTTGGTCATACAGAAAACAGATCAGCAATCAAAGTTATCTGAACCCATACATGATGGTCTTCAGTCATTGATCTTGAGTAAGCAATTACCATGTAACTCCACAAATGAGGACAGAAGTCATCCCAAGGATTTGGAGAGGCAGATAGTATCCAGTGTTCACCAACCAGAGTTTATTGACAATATAAGGGAAGAATTctctttacataaaaataatcacaCGGAAAAGGGAAGTTTATTAAAATCTGGTTTTCAAGTAAGCCCAAAAACTATTAAAGTTAAAACAGATGTAGAGGATGTTAAAATTATTACAGCAAAGTCCATTGTAGATCCTCTTGCACCACAGCTTAGTAAGGATGAACATAAGAATTGTGAACTTCTGCAAGACCAGTCTTCCAAAGAGTCTGAGAAAACTTTGCTTACAAGTGCACTGAAACTCTTTGGTTGGGAAGAAGGATCCTCAGTAAGTACAGTAACAAGTGAGAAACCGGCGTCTGGAATTTTGAACCTCTTTAAAACCCGAGTGAATAAGGAAGAATCACCAGACTTGGAAAAGATTGGTGATAAAGGTGGAAAGATTTCATCTCAGGAAAAGAAGGAATCTGCTGGGGTTGCAAGTTTTTTTGGTTCCCTTGGGGATTTCTTTAAAACCAATGTATCTCCCGTACAGACAACTGAAAATAAGTCTGTTTCTTTAGTGACTGATGAGGATGAAGGAAGGTCGAGTCCTAACCCTTTACATCAGGATACAGGAAATTTTCCTCCATTACCAGTTCCCTCAAAAAAGAAGATTAGAAGTCTGACCAAACAGACTACTATTGATGACAGCGGGTTAAGAGAACCATCAACCAGAGAGATGCAGAGTAGTggttttaatgaaaaagaggtaCCTGTCAGAGATCACCAGGGGCAGCAATCAGCAAGTCCACCTGTCTCAACAGGTCATCCAGCAGAGTCTCCCAGAGACTCTTCAAAAGGAACGGGTGCCGTATCTACAGAAAAAGAAGTTCCAAAGAATAGTAAGTCTTCTGATGCTCTAagtagaagaaatacaaatgaacaaGACAGTTTTCCTAACCAAGAATGGAAATTTTCAACTGCTACACCTGCATCCCAACAAGAGTTGCCACCCAgaaggaatatattttctttcttaactgGATCTGAAAAATCTGAGAACAAAGCCTCTGCAGCTCTCCCAAGGGCCAGATCTCAAGCAGAAGGGCTgttcactcttccttcctttttctccacagcTAACTTAAGTACCAAGAAGGATGCCTCTCGCAGCAGCTCTGCCTTCAGTTTGTTTAACTTGTCTTTTttggaggagaagcagcagccgTCTGAGGAGAAGCAAAGCCTTTCAGCTATTCCTCCAGTGACTGCCCAGCCTTGTAGGAAGCCAGTTGTGTCTGCAGACGCAGGAGGTACTATGACAAAGGAAGATTCTACCAGTTATAAAGAAAGCATAGGCCAGGAAGTAGTTCATGAAGAACAAATGGCTCCTTGTTTATCCACTAACAGCACCACTGAGCTGACCACCTTCCTTGCAGACAAGTTCCATGTAGAGAAAACCCAGGGAAAAATGAGTTCTAGTAAAGGAGCAGAAGGAGCaactgtt gattttcatgtgAATCAGTTGCCAGCCAATGTTGTTCCTCTTTCACCGGAATTGCAGGAACAAGCCCTGGAGGTAGCTCCTCAGGAAGAAGAGTCTTTCCACCAGGACATCTTCCCCAGGGACTCAGCAGCTGAGTCTTTTCCTCATGACAAGTGCTTGAACAAGAAGCTCAATGATTTAGATGTTTGTACTGAACACCAAAATGAAAGATTTACCACTGACTTATTGAACTTGCCTTTGGAAAATGGCTCCAACAACCTCTCCTCAACACAGATCCTGGATTTACCTCCTGCTTTTCCAGACCCAGGGCATGCAGGGCTTCTTCAGAACCAAAATGCAGATAAATTAGAAGACAGATCAGTATTAGGTTCCAAAGTAGAAATGATTTCAGGGTTTGTGACCAAAGTAAAATCTTTTTCTGGGTCCTTAATTGAACAGCCTAAGactttttctggatttttttctatGCCTAAATCTCCAAAgaaaaattcctttttttctttttcttctgctgcaTCATCTGAGCCCCTCAAAAGTGAGTTGTTTGGAATTTTCAGGAGTcccaaaccagaaacaaacaaacaagaaccatCTGTAAGTACTTCATGCCTTCAGAGTggttcttccagagaccctgtAGGATCAGTTCCTCCAAAAAGCTTGCATAGAGAAGCTGCCTGTGCAGGACTCAATTCAGAGTCTGCTCCTAGTGCCTGTAGCATAGCTGTGGTTAGTGCAAAGTCAGAATCAGATCTGCTGGCCTATGACCCTAAACTAACACttgaaatggagaaaaataacatTCCTGAAGGTATTTCAAAATCCGCATGTTCTGAAGTACTTGCTACATCTTCTGTCTCAGAGGATGATATGGGACAAGGAATGTTATCTTTGAGTGATGAAGGAGACATGGGGCTGTTGCAGGGCACAGACACAGAGGCCTCATTGGAAGCAGAGCACATTCTTCCTCCAACGGAGCTACAGTCAGATCCTGCCTGTGTTGCTGAAGAGCATCCCCCCACAAGTCAACCActgccagagccagagccagagccagagccagagccagagccagagccagagccagagccagagcttCTGATCGCCAGCACAAATCAGGAGTTCTTTGGGCTTGCAACCACTTCTCTAGAAACTAGAACTTCACTGTTTGATCAGGCAGGAGTCAGTGAGAATACCACACTGGAAACACAAGGAGATCATTCTTGTCCTTTGCAAGAAGAGCCTGTGCTTTGTTCCAAAGAAAATTCTAGTATACATCATGCCCCAAAAGATTCACCTGTAGCACCCCAGGAAACAGAGCAGACAAGACCCCGTTTCGAGATCCCAAATATGGCCAGTTGGCCAAAGCTTCATTTCCCATCCACTCCTGACCATGGAAAGACACTGAGTTCAATCTTTAACCCCTCTTGCTCATCTGGTAGCATGGCAGCAGAGACTGGCTTAATGTCAGGTTTTAAGAAATTGTCTACTCTGTTTGAAGGAGCCAGTGAGGGGAAAGGGGGTATCCTAGGGAATGATCCAAAACTGGTGTTTGGAAAGAAACTGGATCTTTCATTTCCATGGTCAAAAGAGAATAAAGGAGACACAGAGCAAATGCCTGCAAAATCATCTCCGGTTTTGGTTGTTAGTGGTGATCAGGACCGTATCATCAGCAAGGCTAACAAAGTCTTGGAGCCTTCTCAAATACCTAGTGGTAGTCCTGAGTCAGCTGACATCTGTACTCAGCCCTCTAGGACTACAGAACAGTTGGTGGCCAAGCCTAGTGACTATGCTCATGAGCTTTCAAAGTCTGGTGAAGTGGAAAAGCAGCTGGAAATTTCAGCATCTGAAGAACACAGGGGTGAAGACAGCAACCTGTCTGGATCTGCCTGTCcttcagagaaacacaaagaagagCACTGTGCTCAGCCAGTAAAGCAAGAAGATGTGTCGGCTAGCACTGGCTCTGTTTTGAATGTGGGGCACCTAGTCATTCTGGAGGATGTCAAGGAAACGGTGACCAACAAAAGGCCGGTTCTCCACTCAGGCATCATAAATGGTTTTAAGGACTGA